A genomic region of Arachis stenosperma cultivar V10309 chromosome 9, arast.V10309.gnm1.PFL2, whole genome shotgun sequence contains the following coding sequences:
- the LOC130950481 gene encoding disease resistance protein RPV1-like isoform X1 → MAIREAKFLCSYGGEIKPRGHNNKLAYIDGTNKLLRVDRRIDFTAMVAEISSLFDGASNRDNFFKYQVPGSDDLNALVSVTNDRDLHNMMLEFDQLYRDSPGFARMRLFLFPNPNKPLDSVKPNSNRLSSNLWKYDVFISFRGKDIRTGFSSHLVGALNQNQIKTFIDDELHKGDCILDSLTRAIENSSISVIILSENFVTSSWCLHELLKIMECGRKVIPVFYGVDPSDVRKQLVSFNEKFKSHLQCDINNLLKWMEALAKIADLDGWDSGSCRDDFELVEKIVKDILRELNNHCLHKDVKSLVGIDKNHEKLEMLLSSVPDEQTGIIGICGMGGLGKTTLARLLYQELSHQYEGSCFLGNVRERSEKYGRGLDELRNQLYLELLQGKDCENTMANTTLKCRLSRQRNFIVLDDVSSSKQLEYLAGDLQCYGAGSRIIVITRDKSVLKKGVEKFHQMEVLDFQDSLILFSLNAFNQDYPKRGYQELSWKAVTYCKGVPLALKELGSFLFSKSETEWDNVLQKLEKNPNAAIQNVLRLSCNGSDYQGNHIVLDIASVFKGEQKEQLVNVFDSCSFYTARGMSSLLDEALIAMFDHFGLSHVLYKKWGRESFVRELSRIVKVIAICGMLVMLVMFWKIIRRVFN, encoded by the exons ATGGCGATCCGCGAAGCAAAGTTTCTCTGCAGCTACGGCGGCGAGATCAAGCCCCGCGGCCACAACAACAAGCTCGCCTACATCGATGGAACCAATAAGCTTCTTCGTGTTGACCGCAGAATTGACTTCACAGCCATGGTTGCCGAAATCTCCAGCCTTTTTGACGGCGCCTCCAACCGCGACAACTTCTTCAAATACCAAGTCCCCGGCAGCGATGACCTCAATGCTCTCGTCTCCGTCACCAACGACAGAGACCTTCATAACATGATGCTCGAGTTCGATCAACTCTACCGCGATTCCCCTGGATTCGCCCGCATGAGACTCTTCCTCTTCCCAAACCCTAACAAACCTCTCGATTCGGTTAAGCCAAACTCTAATAGGCTATCTTCGAATCTTTGGAAGTATGATGTGTTTATCAGCTTTAGAGGGAAGGACATTCGTACGGGATTCAGTTCCCATCTTGTCGGAGCTCTGAatcaaaaccaaataaaaaCCTTCATTGATGATGAGCTTCACAAAGGGGATTGCATCTTGGATTCTCTTACAAGAGCTATTGAAAATTCGTCTATATCTGTTATCATCTTGTCAGAGAATTTTGTTACCTCAAGTTGGTGCCTTCACGAGTTATTGAAAATAATGGAGTGCGGAAGGAAAGTTATACCTGTGTTTTATGGTGTGGATCCATCAGATGTGCGAAAGCAGCTAGTAAGTTTCAATGAAAAATTCAAGTCTCACCTGCAGTGTGACATTAACAATCTTCTGAAATGGATGGAAGCTCTCGCCAAAATAGCGGATTTAGATGGCTGGGACTCCGGCTCTTGTAG GGACGACTTTGAACTTGTTGAAAAGATTGTCAAAGATATTTTGCGAGAGCTGAATAATCATTGCCTGCATAAGGATGTCAAGAGTTTAGTTGGTATTGataaaaatcatgaaaagttAGAAATGTTATTAAGTTCAGTTCCTGATGAACAAACGGGAATAATTGGGATTTGTGGGATGGGAGGATTGGGCAAAACAACTTTAGCAAGACTTTTATATCAGGAACTTTCTCATCAGTATGAAGGTTCCTGCTTCCTAGGAAATGTTCGGGAAAGATCAGAAAAGTATGGGCGGGGACTAGATGAGTTGCGAAATCAACTTTACTTGGAGTTGTTGCAAGGAAAAGATTGCGAAAATACCATGGCAAATACAACTTTAAAGTGCAGGCTCAGCAGACAAAGAAATTTCATAGTTCTTGATGATGTGAGTAGCTCAAAACAATTAGAATACCTAGCTGGGGACCTTCAGTGCTATGGTGCAGGAAGTAGAATCATTGTGATAACAAGGGACAAGAGTGTGCTGAAAAAAGGAGTTGAAAAATTTCATCAGATGGAGGTGTTAGATTTTCAAGATTCCCTTATATTGTTTAGCTTGAATGCGTTCAATCAAGACTATCCAAAAAGGGGATACCAAGAGCTATCATGGAAAGCAGTTACCTACTGCAAAGGTGTCCCATTAGCTTTAAAAGAATTgggttcttttcttttttccaagAGTGAAACTGAATGGGATAATGTTCTGCAAAAACTCGAGAAGAATCCTAATGCAGCAATTCAAAATGTGTTAAGATTGAGTTGTAATGGATCAGATTATCAGGGGAATCATATTGTTCTAGACATTGCATCAGTTTTTAAGGGGGAGCAAAAGGAACAACTAGTTAATGTATTTGATAGTTGCAGTTTCTATACAGCTAGAGGCATGAGTTCCCTTCTTGATGAGGCTCTAATAGCTATGTTCGATCATTTTGGGTTATCTCATGTCTTGTACAAGAAATGGGGTAGAGAATCCTTTGTCAGAGAACTATCAAGAATTGTCAAAGTCATAGCCATTTGTGGGATGTTGGTGATGCTTGTGATGTTTTGGAAAATAATAAG GAGAGTGTTCAATTGA
- the LOC130950481 gene encoding disease resistance protein RPV1-like isoform X2: protein MAIREAKFLCSYGGEIKPRGHNNKLAYIDGTNKLLRVDRRIDFTAMVAEISSLFDGASNRDNFFKYQVPGSDDLNALVSVTNDRDLHNMMLEFDQLYRDSPGFARMRLFLFPNPNKPLDSVKPNSNRLSSNLWKYDVFISFRGKDIRTGFSSHLVGALNQNQIKTFIDDELHKGDCILDSLTRAIENSSISVIILSENFVTSSWCLHELLKIMECGRKVIPVFYGVDPSDVRKQLVSFNEKFKSHLQCDINNLLKWMEALAKIADLDGWDSGSCRDDFELVEKIVKDILRELNNHCLHKDVKSLVGIDKNHEKLEMLLSSVPDEQTGIIGICGMGGLGKTTLARLLYQELSHQYEGSCFLGNVRERSEKYGRGLDELRNQLYLELLQGKDCENTMANTTLKCRLSRQRNFIVLDDVSSSKQLEYLAGDLQCYGAGSRIIVITRDKSVLKKGVEKFHQMEVLDFQDSLILFSLNAFNQDYPKRGYQELSWKAVTYCKGVPLALKELGSFLFSKSETEWDNVLQKLEKNPNAAIQNVLRLSCNGSDYQGNHIVLDIASVFKGEQKEQLVNVFDSCSFYTARGMSSLLDEALIAMFDHFGLSHVLYKKWGRESFVRELSRIVKVIAICGMLVMLVMFWKIIR, encoded by the exons ATGGCGATCCGCGAAGCAAAGTTTCTCTGCAGCTACGGCGGCGAGATCAAGCCCCGCGGCCACAACAACAAGCTCGCCTACATCGATGGAACCAATAAGCTTCTTCGTGTTGACCGCAGAATTGACTTCACAGCCATGGTTGCCGAAATCTCCAGCCTTTTTGACGGCGCCTCCAACCGCGACAACTTCTTCAAATACCAAGTCCCCGGCAGCGATGACCTCAATGCTCTCGTCTCCGTCACCAACGACAGAGACCTTCATAACATGATGCTCGAGTTCGATCAACTCTACCGCGATTCCCCTGGATTCGCCCGCATGAGACTCTTCCTCTTCCCAAACCCTAACAAACCTCTCGATTCGGTTAAGCCAAACTCTAATAGGCTATCTTCGAATCTTTGGAAGTATGATGTGTTTATCAGCTTTAGAGGGAAGGACATTCGTACGGGATTCAGTTCCCATCTTGTCGGAGCTCTGAatcaaaaccaaataaaaaCCTTCATTGATGATGAGCTTCACAAAGGGGATTGCATCTTGGATTCTCTTACAAGAGCTATTGAAAATTCGTCTATATCTGTTATCATCTTGTCAGAGAATTTTGTTACCTCAAGTTGGTGCCTTCACGAGTTATTGAAAATAATGGAGTGCGGAAGGAAAGTTATACCTGTGTTTTATGGTGTGGATCCATCAGATGTGCGAAAGCAGCTAGTAAGTTTCAATGAAAAATTCAAGTCTCACCTGCAGTGTGACATTAACAATCTTCTGAAATGGATGGAAGCTCTCGCCAAAATAGCGGATTTAGATGGCTGGGACTCCGGCTCTTGTAG GGACGACTTTGAACTTGTTGAAAAGATTGTCAAAGATATTTTGCGAGAGCTGAATAATCATTGCCTGCATAAGGATGTCAAGAGTTTAGTTGGTATTGataaaaatcatgaaaagttAGAAATGTTATTAAGTTCAGTTCCTGATGAACAAACGGGAATAATTGGGATTTGTGGGATGGGAGGATTGGGCAAAACAACTTTAGCAAGACTTTTATATCAGGAACTTTCTCATCAGTATGAAGGTTCCTGCTTCCTAGGAAATGTTCGGGAAAGATCAGAAAAGTATGGGCGGGGACTAGATGAGTTGCGAAATCAACTTTACTTGGAGTTGTTGCAAGGAAAAGATTGCGAAAATACCATGGCAAATACAACTTTAAAGTGCAGGCTCAGCAGACAAAGAAATTTCATAGTTCTTGATGATGTGAGTAGCTCAAAACAATTAGAATACCTAGCTGGGGACCTTCAGTGCTATGGTGCAGGAAGTAGAATCATTGTGATAACAAGGGACAAGAGTGTGCTGAAAAAAGGAGTTGAAAAATTTCATCAGATGGAGGTGTTAGATTTTCAAGATTCCCTTATATTGTTTAGCTTGAATGCGTTCAATCAAGACTATCCAAAAAGGGGATACCAAGAGCTATCATGGAAAGCAGTTACCTACTGCAAAGGTGTCCCATTAGCTTTAAAAGAATTgggttcttttcttttttccaagAGTGAAACTGAATGGGATAATGTTCTGCAAAAACTCGAGAAGAATCCTAATGCAGCAATTCAAAATGTGTTAAGATTGAGTTGTAATGGATCAGATTATCAGGGGAATCATATTGTTCTAGACATTGCATCAGTTTTTAAGGGGGAGCAAAAGGAACAACTAGTTAATGTATTTGATAGTTGCAGTTTCTATACAGCTAGAGGCATGAGTTCCCTTCTTGATGAGGCTCTAATAGCTATGTTCGATCATTTTGGGTTATCTCATGTCTTGTACAAGAAATGGGGTAGAGAATCCTTTGTCAGAGAACTATCAAGAATTGTCAAAGTCATAGCCATTTGTGGGATGTTGGTGATGCTTGTGATGTTTTGGAAAATAATAAGGTAA